The Setaria italica strain Yugu1 chromosome IX, Setaria_italica_v2.0, whole genome shotgun sequence genome has a window encoding:
- the LOC101784321 gene encoding plant intracellular Ras-group-related LRR protein 7 codes for MGCCSSRSSDSPASRATRWRSTGIVALRDARLKELPNEVLQVGNSLRTLDLTNNKLVEIPQEVGGLVNMQRLVLAGNLIENIPANIGYLRNLKILTLDRNRISILPEELGSLSNLQQLSISHNSLMCLPKSVGDLRNMLILNVSDNKLKELPESIGGCNSLEELQANGNSIEDVPSSICNLVCLKSLSLNGNKIRQLPENILKDCTALQNLSLHDNPIMRDQFQQMEGFNEFEARRRKKFDKQIDSRVMLGSTALDEGVDFH; via the exons ATGGGCTGCTGCAGCAGCCGGAGCTCCGATTCGCCGGCCAGCCGCGCGACGCGGTGGCGCTCCACGGGCATCGTCGCCCTCCGCGACGCCAGATTGAAG GAACTACCAAATGAAGTTCTACAAGTGGGCAATTCCTTGAGAACTCTGGATTTGACAAACAACAAACTAG TTGAGATTCCCCAGGAAGTTGGTGGACTCGTGAATATGCAAAGACTT GTTTTGGCTGGTAATTTGATTGAAAACATCCCGGCTAACATTGGATACCTGCGGAATCTTAAAATCCTCACACTTGACAGAAATAGGATCTCTATCTTACCTGAAGAAT TGGGTTCTCTGTCAAACCTTCAGCAACTTTCTATTTCTCATAATTCTTTAATGTGCCTGCCTAAGAGTGTGGGAGATTTGCGAAAT ATGTTAATACTCAATGTATCTGATAACAAACTAAAAGAACTTCCGGAATCAATTGGAGGTTGCAATTCCCTGGAAGAATTGCAGGCAAATG GAAATTCGATTGAAGATGTGCCCTCATCGATCTGCAACCTTGTTTGCCTTAAATCCTTATCACTGAATGGCAACAAAATTCGTCAG CTTCCGGAAAACATACTGAAAGACTGCACGGCTCTTCAGAACCTATCGCTGCATGACAACCCAATCATGAGGGACCAGTTCCAACAA ATGGAAGGATTCAACGAGTTTGAGGCACGCAGAAGGAAGAAATTCGATAAGCAGATTGATTCTCGTGTCATGCTGGGCTCCACGGCCCTGGATGAAGGGGTTGATTTCCACTGA